Proteins co-encoded in one Gouania willdenowi chromosome 1, fGouWil2.1, whole genome shotgun sequence genomic window:
- the LOC114463411 gene encoding uncharacterized protein LOC114463411: MPNPKTHARDTGRGSLGSARDTGRGSDTVPPASRPTNPDEDLPGQDPAAAPPHTPTQHPQVRPQRRRGPTTHHSLPPEATQAGSCGPPSEPPGTGGATRPTAPAAPSAKARPREPGQGAQPGQRSNPPEHPATQQPRTQAPSPRVATPTPDPPSRGHEPHHPRRANRQATHLAQQCPPPKRRPQPPHQLPGLTGAPHAKPNGRAGTERSRRRAGGQDRGTEGFVEYLAGFRGGACSSVPQQCLIADIRVYDQGAGQANGDDNAGSSLEHCVLFRLCRAGPLAQRHCRPWSLACRLAKQGSSFFFYSTYFLVPKKEGRFRPILDLRGLNRFLKVLPFHMLRVADVLRTVSAGDWLVMVDLKDAYFHVPIAPHHRPFLRFMFMDKVYQFRVLPFGLSLAPRIFTRCVAAALSPLQASGVSILPYLDDWLVISPTREQVLRDTAALFSHIGNLGLKVNYAKSNLVPSQVVRYLGLVLDSSVMRASLSPERVSAILGLLRRFQHGTILQYGLVLRLMGMLASASMVVPLGLLTLRPFQVWMNSLHLDPSHHRHKVVRVSAQCLLTLRPWRREYLMLGVPMGRVASRREVVETDASLMGWGAVWRSRTVRGLWSTQQKRQHRNVLELQAVFLAPRHFLPVLKDRHVLIRSDNTSAVYHINHQGGTRCLTCLWVAHQLLMWAYPNFLSLRAMHVPGLGNTAADLLSRQKPPSGEWRLHPEVVAVIWATFGRAAVDPFASEATTHCPLWFSLREETSPLRQDALAHTWPDGLLYAFPPLPLIPKTLHRAQQGGLRLLLVAPCWPGRPWFPLLLKLLRGTPWRLPEKKDLLSQVNGRIWHPSPGHLRLFLWPHSRGPTFGVLQ; this comes from the exons ATGCCGAACCCAAAGACCCACGCCCGGGACACCGGGCGTGGGTCTTTGGGTTCGGCCCGGGACACCGGGCGTGGGTCAGACACAGTgcccccagccagcagaccaaccaaCCCCGACGAGGATCTGCCAGGACAGGATCCAGCGGCTGCACCCCCACACACGCCCACCCAGCACCCCCAGGTGAGGCCCCAGCGCAGGCGAGGCCCCACAACTCACCATTCCCTCCCCCCCGAAGCTACACAAGCCGGCTCctgcggtcccccaagtgagcctCCAGGGACGGGGGGGGCAACCAGGCCCACTGCGCCAGCGGCACCCTCagcgaaggcgcgccccagggaaccaggccaaggcgcccAGCCCGGCCAGCGGAGCAACCCACCAGAACACCCAgccacccaacaacccaggacGCAAGCGCCGTCCCCAAGAgtagccacccccaccccagatCCCCCGTCCCGAGGCCatgaaccccaccaccccagacGAGCCAACCGCCAAGCCACCCACCTGGCGCAGCAATGCCCACCCCCCAAGCgaaggccacagcccccccaccagcttCCCGGGCTgacaggagccccccacgcCAAACCCAACGGGAGAGCAGGCACAGAGCGAAGCCGGAGGAGGGCGGGAGGACAagacagggggacagagg GCTTTGTCGAGTACCTTGCAGGATTCCGGGGGGGAGCCTGCAGCTCAGTCCCTCAGCAATGCCTCATTGCAGACATTCGCGTTTATGACCAGGGTGCTGGGCAGGCTAATGGCGATGATAACGCTGGCTCGTCGCTAG AACATTGTGTCCTCTTCCGGTTGTGCCGGGCCGGACCTTTGGCCCAGCGGCATTGCAGGCCTTGGAGCTTAGCGTGCAGGTTGGCCAAACAaggcagcagtttttttttttactccactTATTTTCTTGTGCCCAAAAAAGAGGGCAGATTTCGCCCAATCCTGGACTTGAGGGGGTTGAACCGGTTTCTCAAAGTTCTCCCCTTCCATATGCTGCGTGTTGCAGATGTCCTTCGGACTGTCTCAGCAGGAGACTGGCTGGTGATGGTGGATCTGAAAGACGCTTACTTTCATGTTCCCATTGCCCCTCATCACAGACCGTTCCTTCGTTTCATGTTCATGGACAAGGTTTATCAGTTCAGGGTTCTGCCGTTTGGGCTATCCCTGGCCCCTCGAATATTTACCCGGTGTGTGGCAGCAGCTCTGTCACCGTTACAGGCCAGCGGAGTTTCAATACTCCCCTATCTGGACGACTGGCTCGTCATTTCCCCGACTCGGGAGCAGGTGTTGAGGGACACTGCTGCTCTTTTCAGTCACATAGGCAATCTAGGCCTCAAGGTGAATTATGCCAAGAGCAACCTTGTACCCAGCCAGGTGGTGAGGTACTTGGGGCTTGTGCTGGATTCATCAGTAATGCGGGCCTCCCTCTCTCCAGAGCGAGTCTCCGCCATCCTAGGCCTTCTACGGCGTTTCCAACATGGCACCATCCTGCAGTATGGCCTGGTCCTGCGACTCATGGGGATGTTGGCCTCGGCATCCATGGTTGTACCACTGGGGCTTCTAACACTGCGCCCGTTTCAGGTTTGGATGAACAGCCTGCATTTAGACCCCAGCCACCACCGGCACAAGGTGGTCAGGGTGTCTGCCCAGTGTCTCCTTACCCTCCGACCCTGGAGGAGGGAATACTTAATGTTGGGTGTACCCATGGGGAGGGTAGCCTCCCGCCGGGAGGTTGTCGAGACGGACGCCTCTCTTATGGGTTGGGGTGCTGTGTGGCGGTCAAGGACTGTCAGGGGCCTGTGGAGTACCCAGCAGAAGCGGCaacacagaaatgtgttggaactTCAGGCTGTATTCCTGGCGCCAAGGCACTTTCTCCCTGTTCTGAAAGATCGGCATGTTCTCATCCGGTCAGACAATACCTCAGCTGTGTACCACATCAACCATCAGGGCGGCACCAGATGTCTGACGTGTCTGTGGGTGGCACACCAGCTTCTCATGTGGGCTTACCCCAACTTCCTGAGCCTCCGGGCAATGCATGTTCCTGGTCTCGGGAACACTGCCGCGGATCTCCTCTCCCGTCAGAAGCCTCCATCCGGGGAGTGGAGACTTCACCCAGAGGTGGTGGCTGTGATATGGGCCACGTTTGGCAGAGCAGCAGTGGACCCCTTTGCCTCAGAGGCGACGACTCACTGCCCTCTCTGGTTCTCTCTGAGAGAAGAGACCAGCCCCCTCAGGCAGGACGCCCTGGCGCATACCTGGCCAGACGGCCTACTTTATGCATTTCCTCCACTCCCCCTCATACCAAAAACACTTCACAGGGCCCAGCAGGGTGGTCTCCGCCTGCTTCTGGTTGCCCCGTGCTGGCCAGGAAGACCATGGTTCCCGCTGTTGCTCAAACTCCTGCGGGGGACACCGTGGCGTCTTCCGGAGAAGAAAGACCTCCTGTCTCAGGTCAACGGCCGCATATGGCACCCGAGTCCGGGTCATCTGAGGCTGTTCTTGTGGCCCCATAGTCGTGGACCCACTTTTGGCGTCCTGCAATAG